CTCCGGCGACGCCGACCGCAGTGCGGAACGGTGCGTTGCGCGGGCGGTCCAGGACGTGGTGCTCGCGCTTGTCCTTGGTAATCCAGGCTTCGATCCACGGCCACACGAACATGAGCGTGAAGACGATGCCGGCCGGAACCAGCGCCGGCAGCAGCACGTTCAACGAGAGCGTGTTCGTTCCCCAGGGGAACGGAATCAGCCATTCGAAGGAGAAGTTGCCCAGCGTGCCCGGCATGAGGCGGAGCGCCCCATCGACCCAGCCGATGTACCAGTCAGGCTGGGTGCCTGCCGAAACGGGGGAGGGGTCGTATGGGCCGTAGTTCCAGATCGGGTTGATCTGGAAGAAGCCGGAGATGAAGGCCACGATGCCGAAGACGATGAAGAAGAATCCACCGGCCTTTGCCGCGTAGACCGGTCCGACCGGGAAGCCAACGACATTGTCGTTGTTTCGGCCCGGGCCGGGGTACTGCGTGTGCTTGTGCACGACGACCATGAACAGGTGCATCGCTACCATTAGCAGGATCAACGCAGGCACGATCATGATGTGCAGTGAGTACAGGCGCGGGATGACAGCGTCGCCCGGGAACTCCCCACCGAAGAGGAAGAAGGAGATGTACGAACCAATGACCGGGATCGACTTCACGACGCCGTCGATGATGCGCAGGCCGTTGCCGGAGAGCAGGTCATCGGGGAGCGAGTAGCCGGTGAAGCCGGCAGCCATGGCCAGGATCAGCAGCACGCCGCCGACGACCCAGTTGAGCTCACGCGGTTTGCGGAACGCGCCGGTGAAGAAGACGCGCAGCATGTGCACGGAGACGGCAGCCACGAAGAGCAGTGCCGACCAGTGGTGCATCTGGCGCATGAACAGGCCGCCACGGACATCGAAGGAGATGTCCATGGTCGAAGCCATGGCCGCCGACATGCCCACGCCGTGTAGCGGGTTGTACGAACCGGTGTAGACCATGTGGGCCATCGACGGATCGAAGAAGAACGTCAGGAACGTGCCCGAGATCAGCAGCAGGACGAAGGTGTACAGCGCCACCTCGCCGAACATGAATGACCAGTGGTCGGGGAAGATCTTGCGACCGAATTCCTTGACCATGGCCGATCCGCCGACGCGTGAGTCGACGAAGTTGGCGATACGGCCGGTCTGGGTTTTCGGTGTGTATTCAGCAGAACTGCTCATGATTAACCACGCTCCCAGTAGCTCGGACCGACGGGTTCGTGGAAGTCGCTGCGTGCGACCAGGAAGCCCTCGGAGTCAACGGTGATCGGCAGCTGCGCCAACGGGCGGCCCGCCGGGCCGAAGATGACCTTGCATTCCTGCGTGAGGTCGAACGTCGACTGGTGGCAGGGACAGAGCAGGTGGTGCGTCTGCTGCTCGTACAGGGCGACCGGGCAACCAACGTGGGTGCAGATCTTCGAGTACGCGACAATGCCGTCATAGTTCCAGTCCTCGCGGCCCGGGCTAACTTTCAGCTTGTTCGGGTCCAGGCGCATCAACAGAACGACGGCCTTGGCCTTCTCGTTGAGCACGTCCTCGGCCTTGTCCAGCCCATCAGGGATGACGTGGAAAACGGAACCGATCTGGACATCTGCTGCCTTGATCGGCGTACCCGACGGGTCACGGACGAGCTTGACGCCCGTGTCCCACATTGTGTGGCGCAGCTGATCAACCATCGCGTTTGCGTTCTTGCCGGTGCGGTCAAGATCGCGGAACATGAAGATCGCCGGGATCGGGGCCAAGGCGATGGCGCCGATCAGGGTGTTGCGGATCAGCGGACGGCGCTTGATGCCGGTTTCTTCGAGAACGGTGTTAATGATCTCTTCGGCTTCCTGGCGATCCGCTTCGGGGCGGATCTCGTGGCGCAGTTCCGAAATTTCGTGATCCGGCATCAGGGTCTTGGCCCAGTGAACGATGCCAACGCCGATGCCGAGCATTGCGAAGGTGGTGCCGAGGCCGAGCATCGAGTTCTGCAGACGGATCTGGGAGATGTTCTCCGGCCGTCCCAAAACAAAGTAGGCAATGAAGAACGACAGCGTGCCGATTATGGAGATGATGAAAAGCAGCGCAACCTGACGCTCTGCCCTTTTCTCTGCACGCGGGTCCGTGTCTGCAAGGCGCTTCCGATGCGGCGGAAGGCCAGGGTCCTGGAATTTCTCCAGTGACCCCTGACCAGCCTTAGCAACGGTGCCCGAGTCGTCCGGACTGCCGTGACTATGGTCGCCCATGTTGTCTCTCATCCTTTTCTCAAGATTCATTAGTACGTAGTGATCGATGGGGATGGCCCCATCAGTGCCCCTAAGAGGGGCGAGAAGTCAACCAAATGGTGAAGGCGATGACGACGCCCAATCCTGCGGTCCAGATGAAGAGACCTTCAGAGACGGGACCCAACGAGCCGAGCTTTGCTCCGCCGGGCGAACCCTGGGTCTCGATTTCCTTCAAGAAGGTGATCACGTCACGCTTCTCGTCGGGGGTGATGTTGGCATCATTGAACACCGGCATGTTCTGCGGACCGGTGACCATTGCTTCGTAGATGTGCTTCTCGGAGACACCGGCCAAGGCAGGAGCGAACTTGCCTCGGGTCAGTGCGCCGCCTGCAGCAGCGGCGTTGTGGCACATGGCGCAGTTGACACGGAAGACGGTTCCGCCGTTGGCGGAGTTGCCCTTGGTCGTATCAAGAACGCCGTGTTCAGGGATGGCCGGGCCAGCGCCAAGGCTTGCGACGAATGCCGCAAGCTGGCCGACCTCGACGTCCGCGAACTGTACCGGCTTGGACGGGGCCTGGGGCCCCTGCATCTGCATCGGCATACGGCCGGTGCCGACCTGGAAGTCCACGGCTGCAGCGCCAACACCAATCAAGGAAGGACCGTTAACGGATCCTTGCGCCTGGAGGCCGTGGCAGGTTGCGCAGTTGGCGACGAAGAGCTTGTTGCCATTCTCGATGTCGCTCGCGGAATATGTCGACGCTGCCTTAGCCTCGTTGACGCTGCCCGCTGCTACATAAAGTCCGCCCGTGATGAGCAGACCCATCAGCAACAGCGCGACGGCGGCGAGGGGATGGCGGCGCCTTTGCGAAAGAGCCTTCACTTGCTGGTTCCTCACTTGTTTTCTTTGAAATTGGTGTTGCCGGGTTTGGCGGGTGAAGTGGTCTGTTACTTCAGGAAGTAGATGATTGCGAACAGCGCAATCCAGACAACGTCAACGAAGTGCCAGTAGTAGGAAACCACGATGGCGGAAGTCGCCTCGTAGTGTCCGAAGTTGCGTGCCAGGTAAGCACGACCAATGATCAGCAGGAACGCGATCAGGCCGCCGGCCACGTGCAAGCCGTGGAACCCGGTGGTCATGTAGAAAGCAGAACCGTAGGCATTGGAGTTCAGTGCAATGCCGTGAGCCACCAGTTCGGTGTACTCGTAGGCCTGAACGGAAACGAAAATGGCGCCGAGGATTACGGTAAGGATGAACCACTCCACCATTCCCCACTGCTTCAGGTTGAAGATGCCACCGGTGCGGCGAGGCTGAAGATCCTCTGCACGGAACACTCCAAACTGGCAGGAGAAGGAACTGGACACCAAGATAATGGTGTTGATCAAAGCGAACGGTACGTTCAGCTTGGCGGTTTCGGTTGCCCACATCTCCGGCGACGCCGCGCGGAGTGTGAAGTACATGGCGAAAAGCGCGGCAAAGAACATCAGCTCGCTGGAAAGCCAGACGACGGTTCCTACCGACACCATGTTGGGACGGTTCGGCGCAGGATGCGCCGGGGCATTTAGGGCATGAGTCGCAGTTGTCACAGAGCCATTATGTCTATAAAAGTGCCCCAGATACCAATGCATCGGGCCCCGCGTGGCGTCTTTTCGCGGCGGTCACAGCCAACTTCCGCGGAAACACGCGGGATTAACAATGCAGACTTTCTACGAATCGTAGATAACCTAGGGGCGTGTCAACGTTCCCCGCCCCGAAGAAGTTCCCCACATGGCCCCACATTCTGACCGCTTTGATCAGCGGCCAGGACCTGACGCGCCCCGACGCGTCCTGGGCGATGGGTGAAATCATGACCGGTAATGCCACAGATTCGCAGGTGGCGGGTTTCCTCGTCGCGCTGCGCGCCAAGGGCGAAACC
Above is a window of Paeniglutamicibacter cryotolerans DNA encoding:
- the qcrB gene encoding cytochrome bc1 complex cytochrome b subunit, producing the protein MSSSAEYTPKTQTGRIANFVDSRVGGSAMVKEFGRKIFPDHWSFMFGEVALYTFVLLLISGTFLTFFFDPSMAHMVYTGSYNPLHGVGMSAAMASTMDISFDVRGGLFMRQMHHWSALLFVAAVSVHMLRVFFTGAFRKPRELNWVVGGVLLILAMAAGFTGYSLPDDLLSGNGLRIIDGVVKSIPVIGSYISFFLFGGEFPGDAVIPRLYSLHIMIVPALILLMVAMHLFMVVVHKHTQYPGPGRNNDNVVGFPVGPVYAAKAGGFFFIVFGIVAFISGFFQINPIWNYGPYDPSPVSAGTQPDWYIGWVDGALRLMPGTLGNFSFEWLIPFPWGTNTLSLNVLLPALVPAGIVFTLMFVWPWIEAWITKDKREHHVLDRPRNAPFRTAVGVAGVIFYCVMWAAASSDLIATHFHVSLNDVTYWLRSLLFLGPVLGFIVARRLALALQRKDREIVLHGREAGIIEMSPEGAFSERHVEVDEYRRYLLTSYEDRQVIPPQADRAGHVTGKEKRRGALSKFFFEDRVAPVTPKELAEAHAAHGHEAIEVDDKNSIGH
- the qcrA gene encoding cytochrome bc1 complex Rieske iron-sulfur subunit, with protein sequence MGDHSHGSPDDSGTVAKAGQGSLEKFQDPGLPPHRKRLADTDPRAEKRAERQVALLFIISIIGTLSFFIAYFVLGRPENISQIRLQNSMLGLGTTFAMLGIGVGIVHWAKTLMPDHEISELRHEIRPEADRQEAEEIINTVLEETGIKRRPLIRNTLIGAIALAPIPAIFMFRDLDRTGKNANAMVDQLRHTMWDTGVKLVRDPSGTPIKAADVQIGSVFHVIPDGLDKAEDVLNEKAKAVVLLMRLDPNKLKVSPGREDWNYDGIVAYSKICTHVGCPVALYEQQTHHLLCPCHQSTFDLTQECKVIFGPAGRPLAQLPITVDSEGFLVARSDFHEPVGPSYWERG
- the qcrC gene encoding cytochrome bc1 complex diheme cytochrome c subunit; translation: MKALSQRRRHPLAAVALLLMGLLITGGLYVAAGSVNEAKAASTYSASDIENGNKLFVANCATCHGLQAQGSVNGPSLIGVGAAAVDFQVGTGRMPMQMQGPQAPSKPVQFADVEVGQLAAFVASLGAGPAIPEHGVLDTTKGNSANGGTVFRVNCAMCHNAAAAGGALTRGKFAPALAGVSEKHIYEAMVTGPQNMPVFNDANITPDEKRDVITFLKEIETQGSPGGAKLGSLGPVSEGLFIWTAGLGVVIAFTIWLTSRPS
- the ctaE gene encoding aa3-type cytochrome oxidase subunit III, which gives rise to MTTATHALNAPAHPAPNRPNMVSVGTVVWLSSELMFFAALFAMYFTLRAASPEMWATETAKLNVPFALINTIILVSSSFSCQFGVFRAEDLQPRRTGGIFNLKQWGMVEWFILTVILGAIFVSVQAYEYTELVAHGIALNSNAYGSAFYMTTGFHGLHVAGGLIAFLLIIGRAYLARNFGHYEATSAIVVSYYWHFVDVVWIALFAIIYFLK